A stretch of the Fusobacterium varium genome encodes the following:
- a CDS encoding putative peptidase: protein MDLQKKVLDYKEEVIKGIQGAVQIKSVQEPAKEGKPFGDGPAEALQYFLNLGKELGFEVKNFDNYAGTIEFGEGEETVGILGHVDVVPEGEGWTYPPYSATIADGKIFGRGTLDDKGPSMVCLYAMKAIKDSGIKLSRKIRMIIGANEETGSLCMEHYFNTLKQPQPTLAFTPDSSFPVTFAEKGIVRVKLSNTYKTLNDIIIKGGNAYNSVPDKAEAVLPVEFAEGLAEKAASYNEGKEYKIEIEVKNGKYHITSLGKSSHAARPTEGYNSISALFAFLGTVNIKNEELNSLIGFFKEYIKMENNGASFGINFKDEESGSLTLNLGKMVLENGKLELCIDMRCPVLVPNTKVIETLKEKTAGKMELEVTGNSAPLYVAKDSFLVSTLMNIYKEITGDVNAQPVAIGGGTYAREVTNGVAFGALLSSQENNMHQKNEYLEIDKIDTWLKIYVEAIYRLAK from the coding sequence ATGGATTTACAAAAAAAAGTGTTGGATTATAAAGAAGAAGTTATAAAAGGAATACAAGGTGCTGTACAAATAAAAAGTGTTCAGGAACCTGCAAAAGAAGGAAAACCTTTTGGTGATGGTCCAGCAGAAGCTTTACAATATTTCTTAAATCTAGGAAAAGAATTAGGATTTGAAGTTAAAAATTTTGACAATTATGCTGGTACTATAGAGTTTGGAGAAGGAGAAGAAACTGTAGGAATATTAGGTCATGTAGATGTGGTACCAGAGGGAGAAGGATGGACTTATCCTCCATATAGTGCAACTATAGCAGATGGAAAAATCTTTGGAAGAGGAACTTTAGATGATAAAGGACCTTCAATGGTTTGTCTTTATGCTATGAAAGCAATAAAAGATTCTGGAATTAAACTAAGCAGAAAAATCAGAATGATAATAGGAGCTAATGAAGAAACTGGAAGTCTTTGTATGGAGCATTATTTTAATACATTAAAACAGCCACAGCCTACATTGGCATTTACTCCTGATTCGAGTTTTCCTGTAACATTTGCTGAAAAAGGTATAGTTCGTGTAAAACTTTCAAATACTTATAAAACTTTAAATGATATAATTATAAAGGGAGGAAATGCATATAATTCTGTTCCAGATAAAGCAGAAGCAGTTCTTCCAGTAGAATTTGCTGAAGGACTTGCAGAAAAAGCTGCTTCATACAATGAAGGAAAAGAATACAAGATAGAAATTGAAGTAAAGAATGGAAAATATCATATTACTTCTTTAGGAAAATCTTCTCATGCAGCTAGACCAACAGAGGGATACAATTCTATCAGTGCATTATTTGCATTTTTAGGAACTGTAAATATTAAAAATGAAGAATTAAATTCATTAATAGGATTCTTTAAAGAATATATAAAAATGGAAAATAATGGAGCTTCTTTTGGAATAAATTTTAAAGATGAGGAAAGTGGAAGCCTTACTCTTAATCTAGGAAAAATGGTACTTGAAAATGGAAAATTAGAATTATGCATAGATATGAGATGTCCAGTTCTTGTACCTAATACTAAAGTTATTGAAACTTTAAAGGAAAAAACTGCTGGAAAAATGGAGCTTGAAGTTACTGGGAATTCAGCACCACTATATGTAGCTAAAGATAGTTTTCTTGTATCTACTCTTATGAATATTTATAAAGAAATAACTGGTGATGTAAATGCACAGCCAGTAGCTATTGGAGGAGGAACTTATGCGAGAGAAGTAACTAATGGAGTTGCATTTGGAGCTCTTTTATCATCACAAGAAAATAATATGCATCAAAAAAATGAATATCTTGAAATAGATAAAATAGATACATGGTTAAAAATATATGTAGAGGCTATTTACAGATTAGCAAAATAA
- a CDS encoding TRAP transporter permease protein, with protein sequence MKKIYIDDFISCTFLSFTIIIVILNVGMRYFFNSPIKSAEEIATICFIWSVFVGGASCYRKKMHMGIDILTQALPKKFKNYIELLINVIVMLMNGAFFCLSLKFTIISRVKPTAVLGISSMYVNSSLIIGFGLIFIYSILEILKTIKTMLGKKGDENV encoded by the coding sequence ATGAAAAAGATTTATATAGATGATTTTATATCTTGCACATTTTTAAGTTTTACTATAATTATAGTAATTTTGAATGTTGGAATGAGATACTTTTTCAATTCTCCAATAAAAAGTGCTGAAGAGATAGCAACTATATGTTTTATCTGGTCTGTATTTGTAGGAGGAGCTAGTTGCTATAGAAAAAAAATGCATATGGGAATTGATATATTAACTCAAGCATTACCTAAAAAATTTAAAAATTATATTGAGTTATTAATTAATGTAATAGTGATGTTAATGAATGGAGCTTTTTTCTGCTTAAGTTTAAAATTTACAATAATTTCTAGAGTAAAACCTACTGCTGTATTAGGAATTTCATCTATGTATGTTAATTCTTCTTTAATTATAGGTTTTGGATTAATCTTCATATATTCTATTCTAGAAATTTTAAAAACTATAAAAACAATGTTAGGAAAAAAAGGAGATGAAAATGTATAG
- a CDS encoding lipoprotein, translating to MKKIIGVLMILIFSISYGKYEYPFQNPYMATILGSSTLMINGVSKSVPTKVYKTKLPGSIEVPENLWYNDKFEFSLVPQKEKAPLIFLLAGTGSDYHAARMVFFQRIFYDAGYSVISITSPMHSNFIINASSNRMPGMIMDDGKDVYNVMKETYKIVKDKINVSDFYVVGYSLGATESAVVSYIDETEKAFNFKRVFMINPAVDIYESAVKLDKALDEPTEGKVENLEKLINKVFNKLSDSVKNGYTEITEELIYSMFAKDQMSDEEMGELIGLVFRLTAIDVNYVTDLINDRKVYVDKPVGKFTNMFPYFEKINFAGFEDYMYRLAYPYFDEKMGGGISLEELLQHTKLQQIQDYLKNTDKIAVVTNKDEIILGEEDFKFLENTFRGRLIIYPYGGHCGNMYYKTNVDVMLKFLKEGVLDYEN from the coding sequence ATGAAAAAAATAATAGGAGTATTAATGATCCTTATATTTTCTATTTCTTATGGAAAATATGAGTATCCTTTTCAAAATCCATATATGGCAACTATACTAGGGAGTTCTACTTTAATGATAAACGGAGTAAGTAAGTCTGTTCCAACTAAAGTATATAAGACTAAACTTCCTGGCAGTATAGAAGTGCCAGAGAATTTATGGTATAATGATAAATTTGAGTTTTCTCTAGTTCCACAAAAAGAAAAAGCACCATTAATATTTCTTTTAGCAGGAACAGGATCAGATTATCATGCAGCAAGAATGGTATTTTTTCAAAGAATATTTTATGATGCTGGATATAGTGTAATTTCAATTACATCACCAATGCATTCAAATTTTATCATCAACGCATCTAGTAATAGGATGCCAGGAATGATAATGGATGATGGAAAAGATGTTTATAATGTTATGAAGGAAACATATAAAATTGTAAAAGATAAAATAAATGTTTCTGATTTTTATGTTGTAGGATATAGTTTAGGTGCTACTGAATCAGCAGTGGTTTCTTATATTGATGAAACTGAAAAAGCATTTAATTTTAAAAGAGTATTTATGATTAATCCTGCAGTAGATATTTATGAATCAGCAGTAAAGCTTGATAAAGCTTTAGATGAGCCAACAGAAGGAAAAGTTGAAAATCTGGAAAAACTTATTAATAAAGTATTTAATAAACTTTCAGATTCAGTAAAAAATGGTTATACAGAAATAACAGAAGAACTTATTTATAGCATGTTTGCAAAAGATCAAATGTCAGATGAAGAAATGGGAGAATTAATAGGTTTGGTATTTAGACTGACAGCCATTGATGTTAATTATGTAACTGATTTAATAAATGACAGAAAAGTTTATGTAGATAAACCAGTTGGGAAATTTACAAATATGTTTCCATATTTTGAAAAAATAAATTTTGCTGGTTTTGAAGATTATATGTATAGACTTGCTTATCCATATTTTGATGAAAAAATGGGTGGTGGGATAAGTCTTGAGGAACTTTTACAGCACACTAAACTTCAGCAGATACAGGATTATTTAAAAAATACAGACAAAATAGCAGTAGTAACAAATAAAGATGAAATCATATTAGGAGAAGAGGACTTCAAATTTTTAGAAAATACTTTCAGAGGAAGATTAATAATATATCCTTATGGAGGTCATTGTGGAAATATGTATTATAAAACTAATGTAGATGTAATGCTGAAATTTCTAAAGGAGGGAGTACTTGATTATGAGAACTAA
- a CDS encoding TRAP transporter permease protein, protein MYSFLPILILFIFFFLNIPICFALMGATLFFFGFLDTSMDLDLIMQHFIRSAESFPLLAIPFFIMAGSIMNYSGISKRLMGMAEVLTGHLTGGLAQVNILLSVLMGGISGSANADAAMQCKVLVPEMVNRGYSKGFSAAITAASSIVSPIIPPGIVLIIYALLSNVSVTKMFIAGYVPGILIAISLMITVAIISKKRKYVPVRDKRASLQEIFKQFKESIWALILPFVIILGMRIGIFTPTEAGAIAVVITTLIGIFIYKELKLEKFPDILKETVYGTSTVMFIIIAANVFGAYLSWERIPFKLTNILLEFSTSPWSLLLLINLILLFVGMFIDGGAAMIILAPLLIPAALKLGIDPLHLGIVMVVNIMIGGVTPPFGSMMFLTCSLLNIKLEEFMKEITPFIVALLLVLFILTYIPGIVLFLPNLLS, encoded by the coding sequence ATGTATAGTTTTTTACCTATTTTAATATTATTTATTTTCTTCTTTTTAAATATTCCAATATGTTTTGCTTTAATGGGAGCTACACTATTCTTTTTTGGATTTTTAGATACAAGTATGGATTTAGATTTAATAATGCAGCACTTTATAAGAAGTGCTGAATCATTTCCATTATTAGCAATTCCATTTTTTATAATGGCTGGATCAATCATGAATTATTCTGGTATAAGTAAAAGATTAATGGGAATGGCAGAAGTTTTAACTGGACACTTAACTGGAGGACTTGCCCAAGTCAATATACTATTAAGTGTTTTAATGGGAGGAATTTCTGGTTCTGCCAATGCTGACGCGGCTATGCAGTGTAAAGTTCTGGTTCCTGAAATGGTAAATAGAGGATATTCAAAAGGGTTTTCAGCTGCAATAACAGCAGCTTCCTCAATAGTTAGTCCAATTATTCCACCAGGAATTGTATTAATAATATATGCTTTACTTTCTAATGTTTCTGTTACAAAAATGTTTATAGCTGGATATGTTCCAGGTATATTGATAGCAATTTCTTTGATGATAACAGTTGCTATTATATCTAAAAAAAGAAAATATGTTCCTGTAAGAGATAAAAGAGCATCTCTGCAAGAAATATTCAAGCAATTCAAAGAATCTATATGGGCACTTATTTTACCTTTTGTAATAATATTAGGTATGAGAATTGGAATCTTCACTCCTACTGAAGCTGGAGCAATAGCAGTTGTAATTACAACACTAATTGGAATTTTTATATATAAAGAATTGAAATTAGAAAAATTTCCAGATATTTTAAAGGAAACTGTTTATGGTACAAGTACAGTAATGTTTATTATTATTGCAGCAAATGTATTTGGGGCTTATTTAAGTTGGGAAAGAATCCCTTTCAAATTAACTAATATCTTATTAGAATTTAGTACTAGTCCATGGTCTCTATTATTATTAATCAATTTGATCCTCCTTTTTGTAGGAATGTTTATAGATGGAGGAGCAGCCATGATAATTTTAGCACCTTTACTGATTCCAGCTGCTTTAAAATTAGGTATTGATCCTTTACATCTTGGAATAGTAATGGTAGTAAATATTATGATTGGTGGAGTTACTCCTCCATTTGGATCAATGATGTTCCTTACATGTTCATTATTAAATATCAAATTGGAAGAATTCATGAAAGAGATAACTCCTTTCATTGTTGCTCTTCTATTGGTATTATTTATATTGACTTATATCCCTGGTATAGTACTGTTTCTGCCAAATTTATTGAGTTGA
- a CDS encoding membrane protein: protein MLNEKNETMGAMLVCLAATLWGFDSIVLTPRLFKLSVPYVVFMVHLLPFIGMTLIFGKDEIKNIKKLDKKDLMFFFLVALFGGSLGTLSIVKALFLVNFHHLTVVTLLQKLQPIFAILLARVILKEREGKGFLFWAVMALIGGYLLTFQFNMPQMVYNGNMLLACFYSLLAAFSFGSATVFGKRILKNASFRTALYLRYGLTAFIMFFIASFNGSLSYISHTTSLQWMIFIIIGLTSGSGAILLYYKGLRHIKANVATMCELCFPVSSILFDYIFNGNVLSMIQILSAGLMLYSIYKITKNRVNE, encoded by the coding sequence ATGTTGAATGAAAAAAATGAAACCATGGGAGCTATGCTTGTTTGTCTTGCAGCTACACTTTGGGGATTTGATTCCATAGTGCTGACACCAAGATTGTTTAAACTTAGCGTACCTTATGTGGTTTTTATGGTGCATCTTCTTCCTTTTATAGGAATGACTTTGATATTTGGAAAAGATGAAATAAAAAATATAAAAAAATTAGATAAGAAAGACTTAATGTTTTTCTTTTTAGTAGCATTGTTTGGAGGAAGTTTAGGAACACTCTCAATTGTAAAAGCACTATTCTTAGTAAATTTTCATCATCTTACAGTAGTCACACTTTTACAAAAATTACAACCTATATTTGCTATTTTATTAGCAAGAGTGATATTGAAAGAACGAGAAGGGAAAGGCTTTTTATTTTGGGCAGTAATGGCTCTTATAGGAGGTTATCTGCTTACTTTTCAATTTAATATGCCACAGATGGTGTATAATGGAAATATGCTATTAGCTTGCTTTTATTCACTTCTAGCAGCATTTTCTTTTGGAAGTGCTACTGTATTTGGAAAAAGAATTTTAAAAAATGCATCTTTCAGAACAGCATTATATCTTAGATATGGATTAACAGCTTTTATAATGTTTTTTATAGCTTCTTTTAATGGAAGTCTTAGTTATATAAGTCATACAACTTCACTTCAATGGATGATATTTATTATAATAGGTCTTACAAGCGGAAGTGGAGCAATACTCCTATATTATAAAGGGCTTAGGCATATAAAAGCAAATGTAGCAACAATGTGTGAACTTTGTTTTCCTGTGTCAAGTATACTATTTGACTATATATTTAATGGTAATGTTTTGTCAATGATCCAAATATTAAGTGCAGGATTAATGTTGTATTCTATCTATAAGATAACTAAAAATAGAGTAAATGAGTAA
- a CDS encoding C4-dicarboxylate ABC transporter periplasmic protein: MKGNKNIFKSALFLMLGILFLVAGCGKKEENKVRVIKVSHVFQTNEPTHIYISQAADKINERLKGQIELQVYPNGELPSYKDAIEQVLRGSDFISVVDPSYIGDYVPDFTALVGPMLYTTYEDYTKVTSSDFVKQLEKQAEDKGIKVLSLDFIFGFRHIVTDKVITNPEDLKGLKLRVPASKLWIDTFNALGANPVAMPWSETVSALQQKVIDGTETTFSFMSNSKLYDLRKNVALSGHFLGTGGVYISTKVWNSFTDEQRQVIQEEITRAAIDNNKKMYELDEEFKKDIVKNGMILNEVNLEEFQKRVKKVFDEFPGFSPDIYEKIQNEIKK, from the coding sequence ATGAAAGGAAATAAAAATATTTTTAAATCAGCACTTTTTTTAATGTTAGGGATTTTATTTTTAGTCGCAGGTTGTGGAAAAAAAGAAGAAAACAAGGTTAGAGTTATAAAAGTTAGCCATGTTTTTCAAACTAATGAACCTACACATATCTATATTTCCCAGGCAGCAGACAAAATTAATGAAAGATTAAAAGGACAAATAGAATTACAAGTTTATCCAAATGGAGAATTACCTTCATATAAAGATGCTATTGAACAAGTTTTAAGAGGAAGTGACTTTATCTCTGTAGTTGATCCAAGTTATATTGGTGATTATGTTCCTGATTTCACAGCATTAGTAGGACCAATGCTTTACACAACATATGAAGATTATACAAAGGTTACAAGTAGTGATTTTGTAAAGCAATTAGAAAAACAAGCTGAAGATAAAGGAATTAAAGTATTATCTTTAGATTTCATTTTTGGATTCAGACATATAGTTACTGATAAAGTTATTACTAATCCTGAAGATTTGAAAGGTCTAAAACTGAGAGTTCCTGCAAGTAAACTATGGATAGATACATTTAATGCTCTAGGAGCTAATCCAGTAGCAATGCCATGGAGTGAAACTGTAAGTGCATTACAGCAAAAAGTTATTGATGGAACTGAAACTACTTTTTCTTTTATGTCAAATAGTAAACTTTATGATTTAAGAAAAAATGTTGCTTTAAGCGGACATTTTTTAGGAACTGGTGGAGTGTATATTTCAACTAAAGTTTGGAATTCTTTTACTGATGAACAAAGACAAGTTATTCAGGAAGAAATTACAAGAGCTGCTATAGATAACAATAAAAAAATGTATGAATTAGACGAAGAATTTAAAAAAGATATAGTAAAAAATGGTATGATTTTAAATGAAGTTAACTTAGAAGAGTTCCAAAAAAGAGTTAAAAAAGTTTTTGATGAATTCCCAGGATTTTCTCCAGATATATATGAGAAAATTCAAAATGAAATAAAAAAATAA
- a CDS encoding 2-iminoacetate synthase, producing MGQKYELNFLNENDINLLIKESEKKAENKEFVRKILEKALEAKGITDEEAAVLLSINNTELLEEMFETARKIKEKIYGKRIVMFAPLYVSNYCVNNCEYCGYKHDNDELSRKKLNREELIEEVKSLEKLGHKRIALEAGEDPLNCSLDYILECIKDIYSIKFKNGSIRRINVNIAATTIENYKRLKEAEIGTYILFQETYHKPTYERVHLNGPKRDYEYHTTAMFRAREAGIDDVGIGVLYGLYDFKYETISMIRYADALERITGVGPHTISVPRLRAAENVSLKDYPYLVSDGDFKKLVAVLRLAVPYTGLILSTREEAELRDETIKLGISQVSSGSCTGVGGYSEREKDNKEKPQFELGDNRSPLEMIESLMKGGYVPSYCTACYRNGRTGDRFMEIAKSGQINVMCEANALMTLKEFLIDYADDKLRKIGDKVIIETLNKMPDENFKNKIKENLKAIENGARDINV from the coding sequence ATGGGACAAAAGTATGAATTGAATTTTTTAAATGAAAATGATATAAACCTTTTAATAAAAGAATCTGAAAAAAAAGCTGAAAATAAAGAATTTGTAAGAAAAATATTGGAAAAAGCTTTAGAGGCCAAAGGTATTACTGATGAAGAAGCTGCTGTTTTACTTAGTATAAATAACACTGAACTTCTTGAAGAAATGTTTGAAACTGCAAGAAAAATAAAAGAAAAAATATATGGAAAGAGAATTGTAATGTTTGCTCCATTATATGTAAGCAACTATTGTGTAAATAATTGTGAATATTGTGGATATAAGCATGATAATGATGAATTGAGCAGAAAAAAATTAAATAGAGAAGAACTTATAGAAGAAGTTAAATCACTGGAAAAACTTGGGCATAAAAGAATAGCTTTAGAAGCAGGTGAGGACCCTCTTAACTGTTCTTTAGATTATATATTGGAATGTATAAAAGATATATACTCAATTAAATTTAAAAATGGAAGTATAAGAAGAATAAATGTGAATATTGCTGCAACAACAATTGAAAATTATAAAAGACTGAAAGAGGCAGAAATAGGTACATATATATTATTTCAAGAAACATACCATAAGCCTACTTATGAAAGAGTACATTTAAATGGTCCAAAAAGAGACTATGAATATCATACAACAGCTATGTTCAGAGCAAGGGAAGCAGGAATAGATGATGTAGGAATAGGTGTATTATATGGTTTGTATGACTTTAAATATGAAACTATATCAATGATAAGATATGCTGATGCTCTTGAAAGGATAACAGGAGTGGGGCCGCACACAATATCAGTTCCAAGATTAAGGGCAGCAGAAAATGTATCATTGAAAGATTATCCATATCTTGTATCAGATGGTGATTTTAAAAAACTAGTGGCAGTGTTAAGGCTGGCTGTTCCATACACAGGACTTATTCTCTCTACTAGAGAGGAAGCTGAACTTAGAGATGAAACAATAAAATTAGGAATATCACAGGTAAGCAGTGGATCATGTACAGGAGTAGGGGGATATTCTGAGAGAGAAAAAGATAATAAAGAGAAACCACAATTTGAACTTGGAGATAACAGATCACCTTTAGAAATGATAGAAAGTTTAATGAAAGGAGGATATGTACCAAGTTATTGTACAGCTTGTTATAGAAATGGGCGTACTGGGGATAGATTTATGGAGATAGCAAAAAGCGGACAAATAAATGTAATGTGTGAAGCTAATGCATTGATGACACTTAAAGAATTTTTAATTGATTATGCAGATGATAAATTGAGAAAAATAGGTGATAAAGTTATTATAGAAACTTTAAATAAGATGCCTGATGAAAATTTTAAAAATAAAATAAAAGAAAATTTAAAAGCTATAGAAAATGGAGCTAGAGATATAAATGTATAA
- a CDS encoding threonine dehydratase produces MAVTLETIKKAKQTIEHSIKRTPLIECPTLEKELGGKVLFKLENLQKTGSFKVRGALNRIANLTEEEKKKGVIASSAGNHAQGIALGATAQGIKSTIVMPETAPIAKVAATKGYGAEVVLCGTVYDDAFAKACEIQKETGAIFLHPFDDDYVISGQGTIGLEILEDAIDIDTVLVPIGGGGILAGIATAIKSINPSVRIIGVESANAASMTEALAKGECCEVCATPTIADGIAVKKVGCKTLELVKQYVDEVVTVTEDEIATAILFLMEKSKVVAEGAGATPLAAILAGKVDCKGKKTCAVVSGGNIDVNLIERVLNRALINAGRRYEFKVKVHDRFGETEKLLSLITENRANILFITQSMYNVELGITMQEVTLVIECSDMAHRDVVRAKIIEAGYEIY; encoded by the coding sequence ATGGCAGTAACATTAGAAACCATCAAAAAAGCGAAACAAACTATTGAGCATTCAATTAAAAGAACACCTTTAATAGAGTGTCCAACATTAGAAAAAGAACTTGGTGGTAAAGTATTATTCAAGCTTGAAAATCTTCAAAAGACAGGATCATTTAAAGTAAGAGGAGCATTAAACAGAATAGCCAATCTAACAGAAGAGGAAAAGAAAAAAGGAGTTATTGCATCATCAGCAGGAAATCATGCGCAGGGAATAGCTTTGGGAGCAACAGCACAAGGAATAAAATCAACAATAGTAATGCCTGAAACTGCACCAATAGCAAAAGTAGCAGCAACAAAAGGATATGGAGCAGAAGTAGTATTATGTGGAACAGTATACGATGATGCTTTTGCAAAAGCATGCGAAATTCAAAAAGAAACAGGAGCTATATTTTTACATCCATTTGATGATGACTATGTAATTTCAGGTCAGGGAACAATAGGACTGGAAATATTGGAAGATGCAATTGATATAGATACAGTATTAGTACCAATAGGTGGAGGAGGAATACTTGCAGGAATAGCGACAGCAATAAAATCAATAAATCCTTCAGTAAGAATAATAGGAGTGGAATCAGCAAATGCAGCATCAATGACAGAGGCGTTGGCAAAAGGAGAATGCTGTGAAGTATGTGCAACACCAACAATAGCAGATGGAATAGCAGTAAAAAAAGTAGGATGCAAAACTCTTGAGCTGGTAAAACAATATGTAGATGAAGTAGTAACAGTAACAGAGGATGAAATAGCAACAGCAATACTATTCCTTATGGAAAAAAGTAAAGTAGTTGCAGAAGGAGCAGGAGCAACACCTTTAGCAGCAATACTTGCAGGAAAGGTTGACTGCAAAGGGAAAAAGACATGTGCAGTAGTTTCAGGAGGAAACATAGATGTCAATCTTATAGAAAGAGTATTGAACAGAGCTTTAATTAATGCAGGAAGAAGATATGAATTCAAAGTAAAGGTACATGACAGATTTGGAGAAACAGAAAAATTATTAAGTTTAATTACAGAAAATAGAGCCAATATTCTATTTATAACTCAAAGTATGTATAATGTAGAATTAGGAATAACAATGCAGGAAGTAACATTGGTAATAGAATGCAGTGATATGGCTCATAGAGATGTTGTAAGAGCTAAAATTATAGAGGCTGGATATGAAATTTATTAG
- a CDS encoding putative DNA-binding protein → MTKKEFIDLYFEKGEFATKIDAEKKAAAFLAVIEEGLVGGEDITFLGFGKFEVADRAARTCRNPQTGEEMKVEAKKVVKFKAGKGLSEKVNQ, encoded by the coding sequence ATGACTAAAAAAGAGTTTATTGATTTATATTTTGAAAAGGGAGAGTTCGCAACTAAAATTGATGCTGAGAAAAAAGCTGCAGCTTTTTTAGCAGTTATTGAAGAAGGGTTAGTAGGTGGAGAAGATATTACTTTTCTAGGATTTGGAAAATTTGAAGTTGCTGACAGAGCTGCTAGAACTTGCAGAAATCCGCAAACTGGTGAAGAAATGAAAGTTGAAGCTAAAAAAGTAGTGAAATTTAAAGCTGGAAAAGGATTATCTGAAAAAGTAAATCAATAA
- the zupT gene encoding zinc transporter ZupT, giving the protein MIETGNVMTAFILTLLAGLAMGVGSIISFIGKKTNKRFLSASLGFASGVMIYVAFVEIFMESRESLVEIYSGSRGLWIAVISFFTGMIFMILTEKFCLKENQEENEEKSVYRMGVMTAVAIGIHNFPEGMAIFASVLKTPALGFSVAAAIAIHNISVGIAVSAPIYYATGSRKKAFAFSLISGLVEPMGALVGYILLKNYLNEKIFGMLLAAVAGIMIYIALDELLPSAQNDGNHHIATYSMIFGMIVMAVSLMII; this is encoded by the coding sequence ATGATAGAAACAGGGAATGTAATGACAGCTTTTATTCTTACATTATTAGCTGGTCTTGCAATGGGAGTAGGAAGCATTATATCGTTTATAGGGAAAAAAACAAATAAAAGATTCCTATCAGCCTCATTAGGATTTGCAAGTGGTGTAATGATATATGTTGCATTTGTGGAAATATTTATGGAATCAAGAGAATCATTAGTTGAAATTTACAGTGGGAGCAGAGGATTGTGGATAGCAGTTATTTCATTTTTTACAGGAATGATTTTTATGATTCTCACAGAAAAATTTTGTTTAAAAGAAAATCAAGAAGAAAATGAGGAAAAATCTGTATACCGAATGGGAGTAATGACTGCTGTGGCAATAGGAATACATAATTTTCCAGAAGGAATGGCAATATTTGCATCAGTACTAAAAACTCCAGCATTAGGTTTTTCTGTAGCTGCAGCTATAGCCATTCACAATATATCAGTAGGAATAGCTGTATCTGCACCAATATATTATGCAACAGGAAGTCGAAAAAAAGCATTTGCCTTTTCTCTTATTTCGGGATTGGTAGAACCAATGGGAGCTTTAGTAGGTTATATTCTTCTTAAAAATTATTTAAATGAAAAAATATTTGGAATGTTACTGGCAGCAGTAGCAGGTATTATGATCTATATAGCTTTAGATGAACTTCTTCCATCAGCACAGAACGATGGAAATCATCATATTGCCACTTATAGTATGATATTTGGAATGATAGTAATGGCAGTAAGTTTAATGATAATTTAA